The DNA segment GCATAACATTGCATGCAAATACTTGCATGGTTTGCAATTATTTGCATGCCGAAATAGACGACATGTTGACATATAAAGCGTTTTCATGATTGATATGTTGGCACACTTTATGCTTAAATTATAGATGTTGGGGTGAATTATAGATGAGATTAAACGATTTGATTCAACAAGCTTCAACTTTAGATGATAATGTCGTTGCTGTAGCAACTGCTGCAGATTTAGAAGTACTAGAAGCGGTAAGTATGGCGATTGAACATGATATGGCAAGTTTTCGTTTATATGATAACGAACAAAAGTTAAAAGAAATGATGGTTATGCATTTTCCACACTTGTTGAAACATCCGAAAGTTTTTAGACATCATGTAAAAAATGATCAACAAGCAGCAATTGAAGCGGTCAAATCAGTTCGTTTAAACGAAGCTAACGTATTAATGAAAGGTCATATCCCAACAGCTGTTATTTTAAAAGCTGTACTAAATCCGGATTTCGGACTTCGTACTGGAAGTGTTTTATCACATGTTGCTGCATTTGAAATTAATGGCTATGACCGTTTGATTTTCGTGACAGATGCCGCCATGAATATTGCGCCAGACTTAGCACAAAAAGTACAGATTATTCAAAATGCTGTAAAGGTAGCACATGGCGTAGGCGTCCTTAATCCGATAGTTGCCC comes from the Paenisporosarcina antarctica genome and includes:
- the yqiS gene encoding phosphate butyryltransferase produces the protein MRLNDLIQQASTLDDNVVAVATAADLEVLEAVSMAIEHDMASFRLYDNEQKLKEMMVMHFPHLLKHPKVFRHHVKNDQQAAIEAVKSVRLNEANVLMKGHIPTAVILKAVLNPDFGLRTGSVLSHVAAFEINGYDRLIFVTDAAMNIAPDLAQKVQIIQNAVKVAHGVGVLNPIVAPLTAVEIVNPAMQPTLDAAALVVMNTRGQITGCVIDGPVALDNAISVEAAHHKGLTGQYAGQADILLVPNIEAGNILYKSLVYFARAKVGAVIVGAKAPIVLTSRSDNAESKLNSLALAICSVEQ